The proteins below are encoded in one region of Abditibacteriota bacterium:
- a CDS encoding Fic family protein — protein sequence MIDYTGLDHRLRERGLTRSRLTALLGISSRTIAKIGRGEKLSRRVTDKLCLFFACAPEELCRSISDNPILQTLRDEKEAKISGGLYHELQVRLTYNSNHIEGSRLTEQQTRMIFETRTVDGTGISVGDIADTSNHFRAVDRVIDRAEDTLSEELIKELHFILKNGAPGSDRFPPGEYKALPNLVGGRKTAGPAEVPGRMAALLEAYNHRDTVTIEDVIAFHADLECIHPFQDGNGRVGRLIALKECLRWGIVPFIIEDAKKSYYYRGLAKWPDEKGWLLDTCLDGQDTFKRLLALFEN from the coding sequence CTCCCGCCTTACCGCGCTGCTGGGCATATCCTCCCGGACCATAGCAAAGATCGGTCGGGGGGAAAAGCTGTCGCGCAGGGTCACGGACAAGCTGTGCCTGTTTTTCGCCTGCGCGCCGGAGGAGCTGTGCCGCAGCATCTCGGACAACCCTATACTGCAGACCCTGCGGGACGAAAAAGAAGCGAAGATATCCGGAGGCCTTTATCACGAGCTGCAGGTGAGGCTCACCTACAATTCCAACCACATAGAGGGCAGCAGGCTGACAGAACAGCAGACCCGGATGATATTTGAGACCCGCACCGTTGACGGGACCGGCATCTCCGTGGGCGATATTGCCGACACGTCCAATCACTTCCGCGCCGTGGACCGGGTGATCGACCGGGCGGAGGACACTCTGTCGGAGGAGCTTATCAAAGAGCTGCACTTCATCCTCAAAAACGGCGCCCCGGGGTCGGACAGATTTCCGCCGGGCGAATACAAGGCTCTCCCCAATCTGGTGGGCGGCAGAAAAACGGCCGGACCGGCAGAAGTGCCGGGCCGTATGGCTGCCCTCCTCGAGGCCTACAACCATCGGGACACGGTCACCATAGAAGACGTGATAGCCTTTCATGCGGACCTGGAATGCATCCACCCCTTTCAGGACGGCAACGGAAGAGTGGGACGGCTGATCGCCCTGAAGGAATGCCTGCGTTGGGGCATCGTCCCCTTTATCATAGAAGACGCCAAAAAGTCGTACTACTACCGGGGGCTGGCAAAATGGCCCGATGAAAAAGGATGGCTCCTGGACACCTGCCTGGACGGCCAGGACACCTTCAAAAGACTGCTCGCTCTGTTTGAGAATTAA
- a CDS encoding DUF3737 family protein, protein MKYVHTGVFTGERALFMARDCLIKDSVFEDGESPLKHSRDIAVEGTRFRWKYPLWYSENVTVTGCTFFEMARAGIWYTNNISMSDTEYFAPKGFRRCDGVTITDTAFPNAAETLWQCKNVRLNRVTARGDYLAMNCENMEIDGLDLEGNYSFDGGKNITIRNSRLMSKDAFWNSENITAVNCVINGEYLGWNSKNLTLIDCSVESLQGLCFCENLTLSGCVLKDTTLAFEYSTVDADITGTVDSVKNPLGGVIRADGIGELILEKDRVDPEKTRIIIKSE, encoded by the coding sequence ATGAAATACGTTCACACAGGAGTATTCACGGGCGAGCGCGCCCTGTTTATGGCCCGGGACTGCCTGATAAAGGACAGCGTCTTCGAGGACGGCGAGTCGCCCCTGAAGCACAGCCGGGACATCGCGGTGGAGGGCACCCGGTTCCGATGGAAGTATCCCCTGTGGTACAGTGAAAACGTCACTGTCACCGGCTGCACCTTCTTTGAGATGGCCCGGGCCGGCATATGGTACACCAACAATATCAGCATGTCGGACACCGAATACTTCGCCCCCAAGGGCTTTCGCCGCTGCGACGGCGTGACCATCACCGACACGGCTTTTCCCAATGCTGCCGAGACCCTGTGGCAGTGCAAAAACGTCAGGCTGAACCGCGTGACCGCCCGGGGCGATTATCTGGCCATGAACTGCGAGAACATGGAGATAGACGGCCTGGACCTGGAGGGCAATTACAGCTTTGACGGAGGGAAGAATATCACCATCCGCAACTCCAGGCTCATGAGCAAGGACGCCTTTTGGAACAGTGAGAATATCACTGCCGTGAACTGCGTCATCAACGGCGAGTATCTGGGCTGGAATTCCAAAAACCTGACCCTCATCGATTGCTCCGTGGAGAGCCTGCAGGGCCTGTGCTTCTGCGAAAATCTGACCCTTTCGGGCTGCGTTCTGAAGGACACCACTCTCGCCTTTGAATACTCCACGGTGGACGCCGACATCACCGGGACGGTGGACAGCGTGAAGAATCCCCTGGGCGGCGTCATCAGGGCAGATGGCATCGGCGAGCTGATACTCGAAAAGGACAGAGTGGACCCGGAGAAGACCCGGATCATCATAAAAAGTGAGTGA